A genome region from Triplophysa rosa linkage group LG24, Trosa_1v2, whole genome shotgun sequence includes the following:
- the LOC130547804 gene encoding macrophage mannose receptor 1-like, whose product MAFLSMLMLLCAFPLSNAAGRLREFHLLNKMNINEALETCKTKYTNIVTVYENEDNEELIKHVKGRDAPSALIGANTNNTNYRSKWSNGDDVIFTSFTENCTGICGAAMRSNGSWELLPHTETKYFMCYDEGVDRASHDYSLIHLNKTWTAAQLYCRRHHTDLVSITNEQENERVKNQTKDREFPFWIGLLHDNIEWADRGKSAYRNYSSKPGQGKFTILTVLTNDWQLRGSGSFAVLCYKSLIHVSEAKLSWEGAVDYCNASGLLRIESKDDQIETERELRKENISEPVWIGLRQSRLFGFWMWVNGLHVGPWTNWKGGRQPEHQISHHCGVMEKVDGTFKWTDKDCRYRFRVVCEAK is encoded by the exons aTGGCATTTCTATCAATGCTGATGCTTCTGTGCG cTTTTCCTCTTTCAAATGCTGCGGGTCGGCTAAGAGAATTccatcttttaaataaaatgaatatcaaTGAAGCTCTGGAAActtgcaaaacaaaatacactaACATTGTCACAGTTTATGAAAATGAAGACAATGAAGAGCTTATTAAACATGTCAAAGGCAGAGATGCTCCATCTGCCTTAATTGGTGCTAATACAAATAACACAAACTACAGGAGTAAATGGTCAAATGGTGATGACGTCATATTCACTTCATTCACTGAGAACTGTACGGGAATATGTGGAGCTGCTATGAGAAGTAATGGATCATGGGAACTCCTGCCACACACTGAGACCAAATACTTCATGTGCTATGATGAAG GTGTTGACCGAGCATCACACGACTATAGTTTAATCCATCTAAACAAAACCTGGACTGCAGCTCAGCTGTACTGTAGACGGCATCACACAGATTTAGTCAGTATCACAAATGAGCAGGAAAATGAGCGAGTAAAGAATCAGACAAAAGACAGAGAGTTTCCTTTCTGGATCGGCCTCCTGCATGATAACATTGAATGGGCTGATAGAGGAAAATCTGCTTACAGAAATTATTCATCAAAACCAGGTCAGGGAAAGTTTACAATCCTTACAGTGCTAACCAATGACTGGCAACTAAGAGGTTCTGGTTCCTTCGCTGTTCTATGCTACA AAAGTCTCATTCACGTGAGTGAAGCTAAGCTGTCCTGGGAAGGCGCTGTGGATTACTGCAATGCTTCTGGTCTACTGCGCATCGAGTCCAAAGACGATCAGATAGAAACAGAGCGAGAATTACGAAAAGAGAATATTTCTGAACCGGTGTGGATCGGACTTCGACAGAGTCGACTTTTTGGTTTCTGGATGTGGGTGAATGGACTTCACGTGGGACCCTGGACTAACTGGAAAGGAGGACGTCAGCCAGAACATCAGATCTCTCATCACTGTGGCGTCATGGAGAAGGTGGACGGCACATTCAAGTGGACTGATAAAGACTGCAGATACAGGTTTAGAGTTGTATGTGAGGCGAAATAA